The following is a genomic window from Ethanoligenens harbinense YUAN-3.
CCTCCAGGACGCGCTCATTGAATTTGAGCCAGGAAAGTTCGCGGTTTATATACAACGCGGACATTTGTTCACCTCATCGTTCATCTGTCATTAAGCATAACGGTCTTGAGATAGCCTTCCCTCACGCCGCTGCGGCTGAGGGATACGGTGGCGGCGCCGGCATAGCCCACCAGACGGGCGAGGGCGGCCATACCGGGCAGGATGGTGTGTATGCGGTCGGGCTCCACCCGCAGGATGCGCCGCACCCCCACCTTGTGGTGAGACAGCACCCATTTCATCAGCGCGGCGATATCCTGCGCATCGAACATATAGCCCTGCAGCGCTTCCCCCGCGCGCCCGTATACATCCTGGTGCAGCCGGGCGATTGCGCGACCCGTGCCGCCGATCAGGCAGACATGCCCGCCCACCGACTTGAGCCAGTCCACACATTCGAGCTGGTGCTCTGCAAACTCCTTGATCTTGCGCAATTCCCCGGCGCCGGGAATAATTTTTTTCACGAACCGCTTATAAAGCGAAAGGCTGCCGTACGGCAGGCTGATACAGTTGTCGATATGCCCGTCGGCAAAGCGCACGATCTCGGTGCTGCCGCCGCCCATATCCACGACCAGACCTTTCTCCACCTCCGGTGGGATATACGCGCCCGCGAAATCCAGCCGGGCCTCTTCCTCGCCGCTGATGATGTCCACATCGATCCCCACCTGCTCTTTCACGCGCCGCACCACGTCTTCGGCGTTTTTCACGGCGCGCAGGCCGGCGGTGGCGAAACAGTTGAAACGCTCCACCCGCACGGCGACCGCCGTTTCGCGGAAGGCGCGCAGACCGTTCACCACGCGGAGGATCCCTTCTTCGCTGATCTCCCCCTTTTCCATATAGCCGATCATTCCCACCACTTCTTTGGCGCTGACGATATGCTGCAACTGCCCTTCTTTTTCGTCATAGACCTCCATGCGCATGGTATTGGAACCCAGATCCACGACCGCTCTTCTCATGCTTTCCTTTCGCCGTCCATTCTTCCCCTGCCGTGCACTCCGCCCGGCTTTCTTCATTTAAACATCTCTATACAAGTCTATTGTAGCATGTCCTCCCCGTAGTTTCAACGCAGGAAACAGAATGTGCATAACATCCTGCCCGGCCGCACATGATAAACGCAGCAACCGCCGCCCGCGGGCGGCCTCACGCTCGATGCGCATCAAGGAGGTTGCCCCATGGGAATCGCGTTTATCCGTACGCTCATTCTATACGCCGTCGTCATCGCCGCCGTGCGGGTGATGGGCAAGCGGCAGATCGGGGAGCTCCAGCCGTCGGAACTGGTGGTGGCCATTCTCATATCCGACCTTGCCTCAGTGCCCATGCAGCAGACCGGCACGCCCCTCACCAGCGGAATCGTACCGATTCTAACGCTCATCTCCTGCGAAGTGGCGCTTTCCGGGCTGACGCTGCT
Proteins encoded in this region:
- a CDS encoding Ppx/GppA phosphatase is translated as MRRAVVDLGSNTMRMEVYDEKEGQLQHIVSAKEVVGMIGYMEKGEISEEGILRVVNGLRAFRETAVAVRVERFNCFATAGLRAVKNAEDVVRRVKEQVGIDVDIISGEEEARLDFAGAYIPPEVEKGLVVDMGGGSTEIVRFADGHIDNCISLPYGSLSLYKRFVKKIIPGAGELRKIKEFAEHQLECVDWLKSVGGHVCLIGGTGRAIARLHQDVYGRAGEALQGYMFDAQDIAALMKWVLSHHKVGVRRILRVEPDRIHTILPGMAALARLVGYAGAATVSLSRSGVREGYLKTVMLNDR